The window CTAATATATATTCAGGATTTTTCTTAGCCATAGAGTCAAAGTTAAATATATCACCTATTCCTGATGGAAAGTACTTATGGAATTTTGCTGATTGAATTAAATGTTGATGTATCTCTGGTTCTTCTCCTATTGGAATTCTACATCCAGGACTTATTCCCTCGTCTGTATCTATTCCAACTTGTGCATGAAGAACATATCTATTATTTGAAGCATTACAGTAAGGTGCTTCATGTTTATTCACTTCTTCTTCTAATTTTTGAATTATTCTAAGTCCTAATTCATTCGCTCTTTCACTATGACCAAATCTATCTTCTTTAATATCTGAATTTATGAAGTGATTTACACATTCAGCAAGTCCAAACATACCAAACATAGCTGTAAAATTATCTTTTTCTACTAAATTTTCTCTAACTAAGAAGCTTGATTCAAAAAATCCACTTTCTTCAATTAAAAATTTAACTCTCTTATCCATATATCCAGCCATTACTTTAACTGCCTCTGGAAGTTTGTTTTCGATAAAATCATTTTCATCCTTTGCTGTTTTACTAAGTCCTGCAAGGTTTAATCTAACTAGTGTATAACTTCCACCAGCTATATTAAGACCATTATAACAACTTACTATTGCATAATTTTCTCCAAGGTCATCTGAAAACATCTTGTGATTTGCAAAGCTAGGTTTAGCAGTCACAAGAGCTGTATTTATAGCTTCAATTGCAAATTCATTCGAAGTCTCATCAGAATACTTAATAGTAACATTAGGTATTGCATTTTGAAGTTCTCTTTCTGCCTTTAATATAAGTCTTCCTGCTTTAGTATCTTTAGGTCCTATATTAGCATGGCAAAATGAATCTGTAATAGTTCTATCAATATGAGTTAAAAATAGTTTTATAGCCTTATAAGCTTCGTCCTCATCCTCTATAAATCTATCAAGTAATGTATCTATATTTCCTATATAAACAGGAAAAGATGTTATTGATGGAACGTGCTTGTATAAAATTAGTAAACTGTTTACTGCTTCCCAAATATCCTTAGGAGGTTTTATACCTAAAAACTCACTTCCATTTGTAATAAATCTTTCATAATCCGGAACTATATATCTAGGCCTGTACGGAGCATTTCCTTCATTAAGATCACATATTATTCCTTCTTCTCTGTACTTTTGTGCCATCTCACTTATGTTTAGCACATTTAAAGTTTCTTCTGCAGCCCTAGCTAGACTCATAACCTTCTGTTCGTAAGTCATTGTAGTATCCTTTATTATGTTAAAAATATTAGTCATGGTTCTTCACTCTCCATTTAAAATATTTTAACCACTTTTAAATGGTTGTTTAACATACTACTTTTCAAAAAAATAGTAATATGCTGTTATATATATATTATACCCTTTTGATATTTTTAGCAAACGTTATTCTTAGCTATACATATATTTTTATTTTAGTAAATATAATTTTGATATATACATATCTTAGAAAGGACGATGTTCATGAACAACACTTGTATTTATCTTAGAAAGTCAAGAGCAGATGAAGAAGCTGAAAAAAAAGGTGATAAAGAAACTTTGCTAAAACATAAGAAAGCATTACTTAAATATGCAAAAGATAATAATTTGAATATATTAAAAATCAGAGAGGAAATAGTATCCGGAGAAAGCTTGATGCACAGACCTCAAATGCTAGAGCTTTTAAAAGATGTTGAGAACAATCTATATGACTCTGTTTTATGCATGGATATAGATAGACTTGGTAGAGGTAATATGAAAGAACAAGGTCTTATTCTTGAGACATTTAAAAATTCCAATACAAAAATTATAACTCCTAGA is drawn from Tepidibacter hydrothermalis and contains these coding sequences:
- a CDS encoding YjjI family glycine radical enzyme gives rise to the protein MTNIFNIIKDTTMTYEQKVMSLARAAEETLNVLNISEMAQKYREEGIICDLNEGNAPYRPRYIVPDYERFITNGSEFLGIKPPKDIWEAVNSLLILYKHVPSITSFPVYIGNIDTLLDRFIEDEDEAYKAIKLFLTHIDRTITDSFCHANIGPKDTKAGRLILKAERELQNAIPNVTIKYSDETSNEFAIEAINTALVTAKPSFANHKMFSDDLGENYAIVSCYNGLNIAGGSYTLVRLNLAGLSKTAKDENDFIENKLPEAVKVMAGYMDKRVKFLIEESGFFESSFLVRENLVEKDNFTAMFGMFGLAECVNHFINSDIKEDRFGHSERANELGLRIIQKLEEEVNKHEAPYCNASNNRYVLHAQVGIDTDEGISPGCRIPIGEEPEIHQHLIQSAKFHKYFPSGIGDIFNFDSMAKKNPEYILDIIKGAFKEEMRYFSLYSTDCDVIRITGYLVKRSEIEKLQKGEQVLQDTVAFGMGAVNNNNVLERKIRKDV